The Qipengyuania oceanensis genome includes the window GGGCTGGCGCTCGCCAATGCGGCGAACCCGAAAGCGAGGTGTTTCAGCATGACGTCGGGACCCTCCTTACGCGCAATTGCTGGCATGGGCGCGCTCGTCTGACAAGACGCGCCTACGACCCGCCGCCGCCACCCGCGATCCAGGTGTCGATTTTCTTCTCGAGGACCGTCAGCGGCAGCCCTCCGGTTCCCAGGACCTGCTCGTGGAAATCGCGGATGTCGAACCTGTCGCCGAGAGCCTGCTCGGCGCGCTTGCGCAGTTCCTGGATCTTGAGCGCGCCGATCTTGTACGCCAACGCCTGACCCGGCCATGCGATATAGCGATCGACCTCGTTCTCGACTTCGGTGCGGCTCATTTCGCTGTTGGCGAGCATGTAGTCGATCGCCTGCTGCCGGCTCCACCCCTTCGAATGGATCCCGGTGTCGACAACCAGCCGCATCGAACGGAAGTTCTCCGCGCTGAGCGTGCCGTAACGGTCCCACGGATCGTCGTAGAGGCCCATCTCGTAACCCAGCGTTTCGGCATAGAGCGCCCAGCCCTCGCTGAAGGCCGTGTAACCGCCGAACCGCAGGAAATCGGGCAATTCCGCGTTTTCGCGCTGCAGGCTGATCGCGAAGTGATGGCCGGGCACCGCCTCGTGCAGATAGAGCGTGACCTGGTCGGGCGTCCGCCGGCTCGGCAGGTCGTAGGCGTTGTAATAGAAGATGCCCGGGCGCGAGGCATCGGGCGCGCCGGCCTGGTACGATGCACCGGCCTGGTAGCGCTCGCGATATGGCTCGTAGGGACGGATCTCGAGCGGGGTCGCGGGCTGCTCGGCGAACAGGCGGCCGACCCGCGTATCGACGATCTTGCCGATCTCGCGGTAGCGATCGCCCAGCCCCTCGCGGCTGGTCGGCGCGAACCTTGGGTCGGTGCGGACGTATTCGAAGAACTCCTTGAGGGTGCCCTTGAAGCCGACCTCGGTCATGATGTCGCGCATCGCCGTGTGGATGCGCGCGACTTCCGACAGACCGAGGGCGTGCACGTCGGCGGGCTCGAGCGGCAGCGTGGTGCGCTCTTCGACTTCCTTGCGATAAAGCGCCGCGCCGCCCTTCATTCCCGAAAGCCCGTCCTGCTTGCGCGCTCTGGGTAGGTACTCGTCGCGCAGGAAAGTCAGCAGTCGGCGGTTGGCCGCGTAGATTTCGCTCTCGATAACGGCGGTGGTCTCGGCCGTCAGCCGCTGGCGGTCCGCCGCGCCGATCGAAGCGGGCATTTCGGAAAGCGGTGCGTAGAAAGGGGAATCCTCGACCGGGATCGCCAGCTGCGTTTCCAGCTGCGCGATCATGTTGGAAACGGTCAGCCGGCTTTCGACCACCCCGCTCGCCATTCCTTCGCGAAAGGCCGCGATGGCGCGGTCGATGTAGCGCGCATAATCGGCGTGCCTCTTGTTCGCGTTCTCGTAGTCCTCGACCGTCTTGAACGGGGTCGGACCCTGCAGGCCGGCGAAATTCGGATAGCTGCTGTGCAGTCCCAGGAAATGGTTGAGCGGCCGTACGCGGGTGAGCGCCAGCCAGCGCGTGTCGAGAGCTTCCAAAGCCTCTTCGCGATTGTACTTGAAGACGTCGTAGGCGATCTGGTCCGTCGCGCTGAGCTGCGCATAATCGATCGCGGCAAGCCGGGCGAGATCGTCGCGGGCGTTCGCCCGAAGCGCGTCGTAATATCCCGGCGTCAGGCTGTAGGTCAGCTTGTCCGCCTGCCGGAAGTCGCCCCGATAAATCGCCCCCATCGGCGAGAGCTGCAGCTCGGCTTCGTTTGAGTCGGCGAACAGCTGGTGCAGGCGGGTATGCGCGGTGGAATCCCGGCGTCCGACCTGTTCGGTTTCAGGCGGCGCGACAGCCGTCGTCGCGCAAGCGGAAAGTGCGATCGCCGACGTGGCGATCAGGAACGATTTGAACATGTTAGCGACCCTCGGAAGTTGTCCCGGTTGTCGCCCCCTTAGACCAACCGGCGACGAAAAACCAAGGGCTGCGTCCGCGTTGCCTGCGCCTTCCTGCCGCGGCCTTGCAGGAACCGCTTCAACCGTTATGGGGTTGCCGAACCGGTTTCAATTGGGAGTATTCGATGTATCGTTTGATGGCTTCGGCCGCTGTTCTTGCCACCATTACCGCGACGCCCGCCCTCGCCCGGCCGATGACGCCGGAAGACGTCGCCAAGATCGAAACCGTCGGCGGTATCGCCATCTCGCCCGACGGCAAACGGATCGCCTACACCACGGTTTCGCGGCCCGATGTCACGGCAGGCGAGGAAGATGGCGGGGCCCGCCAGCAGCTCAAGCTCGCGTGGGGCGCCAACCAGGCCCGCGATTTCCTGCCCGACGACATGAATGTCTCCGGCGTCCAGTTCTCGCCCGACGGCCGGACGATCTCGTTCCTGTACACCGCGGAAGACGAGAAGCGCGCCGTTTGGGGCATTCCCGTCGATGGCGGTGCCGAGCGCAAGCTCGCCCAGGTCGAGGACGCGAGCGTCGCCAGCTACGCCTGGTCCGCTGATGGCAGCAAGCTGTACCTGCTGGCCGCATCCGCGCCGGACGATACGCGCGACGCGGAAAGTGACGCCGGGTTCGACGCGATCGTCTACGAGGAAGAGCCGCGCCTCAACCGCATGTTCGTCGCACGCGTCGGTGCCGAGGTCGATGCCGCACCGGTTGCGGTCGCGATCCCCGGCTATGTCGACGAATTCAAGGTCACGCCCGACGGCCGGACCGCCATCGTCGGCAGTTCGCCGACCCCGCAGGTCGACGATACCTATACCAAGAAGCAGTTCCAGCTGGTCGACCTCGCTTCGGGCAAGGTCAGCCGCGTGATCGGCACGACCGGCAAGGTCGGCGATGCCGAGATCTCGCCCGACAGCAAGACGATGTCGCTCATCGCCGGCGTGGACCAGAACGATCCGGCGGCTACGACGCTGTACCTCGTCGATCTCGCGACCGGAAACTTGCGCGCACTCAACGAAGGTGCGGCAGAAGCGGCGAGTGACGCGGAATGGATGGCCGATGGCCGGCTGGCCGTTGCGGTGGACGTCGGCGCGCAGACGCGCCTGCGTATCTACAATCCCGACGGCAGCGTGGCGCAGGAAGTCGATCCGGGCGACCTGATCATCGCCGGGATCGAGGCCGCGGGCGGCACGCTTGCCGCGCGCGCCAGCTCGCCGTCGCACCCGCTCGAGCTGTTCACCTTCGACGGCACCGGCTTCACCCGCTGGACCAGCCACAATCCGTGGCTGTCGGAGATCGATTTCGGCAAGCAGCGCACCTACCGCTACACCGCCCGCGACGGGCAGGAAGTGGAAGGCGTGCTGATCGAGCCGGTCGGGGGTGCGAAGCGCGGCGGCGCGCCGTTGATCCTCGACGTGCATGGCGGCCCCGAAGCGCATGAATCGAACGGCTGGGTGACGAGCTACAGCAACCCCGGCCAGGTCGCCGCGGGCCAGGGCTACGCAGTGTTCCTGCCGAACTACCGCGGCTCGACCGGGTACGGCACGGCTTTCTCCAAGCAGCACCAGGGTCGCTACACCGATCCCGAATTCACCGACCTGGTCGATGCCAAGCGCGCCCTTGTGAACGACGGTATCGCTGACCCCAAGCGCACCGGCATCACCGGGGGCTCCTATGGCGGCTACGCCACCGGCTGGGCCGCGACCGCGCTGAGCGACGAATTTGCCGCGGGCGTGATGTTCGTCGGAATTTCCAACCAGATCAGCAAGTTCGGCACGACCGATATTCCGTGGGAGATGTACAATGTGCACTCGCGCGCATGGCCGTGGGACGACTGGCAGAAGATGCTCGAAGTCAGCCCGATCTACCACGTCGACAAGGCGGAAACCCCACTGCTGATCATGCACGGGGCGGAGGACACGCGCGTCTCGCCGAGCCAGAGCTACGAGCTTTATCGCAACATCAAGGTCAGGAAGCCCGAAACGCCGGTCCGGCTGGTGCTCTATCCGGGAGAAGGCCACGGCAACGCCGGTGCTGCTTCCCGCTACGACTATAACCTGCGGATGATGCGCTGGTTCGACACCTACCTCAAGACCGGTAATGCAAAGGCGCCGCTGCCCGCGTCCCGCCCGAAGCTGCCTGCCGCGGTTTCCGGCAAGGAGGACTGACGGCTCGATAGGCCTCGGCGGCAAGACAGGACGGGGTCGGCATCGCGCCGGCCCCGTTCCTTTATCGGCCTAGAAAACGTAGCCGATGCCGGTCGCGATCTTGAACTGGTTGCGGCTGCCGCGCAGATCCGTGAACGGCGTTTTCGCGCCGTCTCCCAACATCCGCGAATAGCCGACCTGCGTCCCGAGAATGAAACCGCGACGTTCCAGGTCGCCATTGAGCGCGTAACCGAACGACAGCTTCGCGCTCGCCTTGAACCAGCCGCCATCCGCCTCGTATTCCGGCAGACCGCTCGCCGCGCTCTGCTCCGGGTTGACCGAGTAGTAATAGCGGGTGAAGTCGCCGTCGCCGTAGAAGGCGCGCACCGCGAGCGAGGCGACCGTCCCGCGGCTGAGCGGCGTGCGATAGGAAATGCCCGGCGTCACCACCATGCCGCCGTGCGCGCCGGCCACGTCCTTGCGGACGTCCGCACCGATGCTGATCCGGTCATAGGCGTGAAAGACCTCCTTCACGACGAGCCGTGCGCCCGCTCCGAGTTCGACCGCCTTGTCGAGCTCGCCTGCGGCCTCGACCACCTCGTCGCCGACCTTCCCGGTGCGATCGCTGCGAAACTTGATCACCGGCCCGCCGTTGAGTTCCAGCCGGTCGCTGAGGTCGACTTCCAGCAGGTCGACCGAGAAGCCCGACGAGCGCGGCGATATCCGGATGCCCCCGATCTCGCCCGCGATCATCGGCAGAGGCTTGAGTTCGTAATCGTTGGATCCGTCGTAGGTGGCCTCGTAGATCGCGCCGATCCCGAGCGCCAGCCAGTTGTCGTCGAATACCGACTTCTCGGGCTCGGCCGACAGCGGGAGGCTCGCCACCGATATGACCTCCGCTTCCTGGGCGAAAGCAGGCGAGGCGCAGGCTGCGACCCACCCCGCTGCCAACGCGGTAAGATATCTTGTCATTATTGCTTTTCCCTAGGGAGGTTCCTGCCTCAACGTCGCTTCGGCGGCTGCGTTCCGCAGGCGCGGGCAAGGCGCATGTCGCGACCGGTCCGGTTGCGATTGCTCCGCGCGGCCCCGTCCCCTAGGGCAGCAGGCGATGAACGGGCGTGTTATCGATATTGCCATTGTCGGCGGCGGCCTTGCCGGCGGCCTCACCGCTCTCGCGGTCCATCGCGCCCGGCCCGATCTGCGGATCGCACTGGTCGAAAGCGGCGACATGCTGGGCGGCAACCACCGGTGGAGCTGGTTTTCCTCCGACATGAGCGACGAGGGTGCTGCGCTCCTCGCCGAATTCCCGAGTGCGGCATGGGACGGCTACGATGTGCGGTTTCCCGGCTACGAGCGGACGCTCGAGACGGGCTATAATTCGCTTTCTTCGGTCGATTTCGACAAGCGCCTGCGCGAACTTCTGCCCGAGGGATCCATCCTCGCCGGCCGGAAGGTCGCATCGCTCGGCGCACACGGCATCGTACTTGCCGATGGCGAACCGGTCGAGGCGCGCGCGGTCATCGATGCGCGCGGGATCACCCGGGCCGACGATCTGGAAGGCGGGTGGCAGGTGTTCATGGGCAGGCATATCCGGACAGTGCGCCCCCACGGGATCGATCGGCCTATCATCATGGATGCGACGGTCGAACAGCACGACGCCTATCGCTTCGTCTACACCCTGCCGCTCGGCCCCGACGAACTGTTCGTCGAAGACACCTATTACGCCGACAGCCCTCTGCTCGACCGCGCGGTTCTCTCGGCACGGATCGACGCCTATTGTGCCGAGCATGGCTGGACGGGCGATGAGATCGGCAGCGAGACGGGCGTCTTGCCGGTCATCACCGGCGGCGACTTCGACCGGTTTCGCGCCAGCCAGGCCATTCCCGGCGTCGCCACCATCGGCGCGCGCGGCGGCCTGACCCATCCGCTGACCAGCTACACATTGTCCTTCGCGGTCGAGACCGCCCTTGCCATCGCCGGCGATGCCGACCTGTCCGGGGACGAACTGGCCGCCACAATCGACCAGCGCGCCCGGACCCATTGGCGAGGTACGCAGTTTTATCGCAAACTCGGCCGCATGCTCTTCGGCGCGGCCAAACCCAAGGAACGATACAAGGTGTTTGCACGCTTCTACCGCATGCCCGAACCGCTCATCGAACGGTTCTATGCCGGGCGATCCAATACCCTCGACGAAGCCATGGTCCTGTCGGGCAAACCGCCCGTTCCGGTGCTCGCCGCGATGCGGGCCCTCGCCACGCGCGGCAATCCGCTGGTGATGCCGTCATGAGCGCCGAAGGCAGGAGCGCCTGCGTCATCGGCTCGGGCTTCGGCGGTCTGGCGCTTGCCATCCGCCTGCAATCGGCAGGCGTATCGACGACCATCGTCGAGGGCCGCGACAAGCCCGGCGGCCGTGCATATTACTGGGATCGCGAAGGCTTCACCTTCGATGCCGGGCCGACCGTGATCACCGATCCGCCCTGCCTCGAAGAGCTCTGGGCGATCAGCGGGCACGACATGGCCAAGGACGTCGAGCTGATGCCGGTCAGCCCGTTCTACCGGCTCAACTGGCCCGACGGTACCAATTTCGATTACTCGAACGACGAGGCGCACCTCCTGTCCGAGATCAACCGGGTCGCCCCCGGCGATGTCGGCGGATACAATGAATTTCTCGAGTATTCCGAGGGCGTGTGGCGCGAGGGCTATCTCAAGCTCGGCACCGTGCCGTTCCTCGATTTCGCCAGCATGGTGAAGGCCGCCCCCGCGCTCGCGAAGTACCAGGCGTGGCGCAGCGTCTATTCGATCGTCAGCAAATACGTGAAATCGGAAAAGCTGCGCGAGGCGCTGAGCTTCCACACGCTGCTGGTCGGCGGCAACCCGATGAAGACCAGCGCGATCTACGCCCTGATCCACAAGCTGGAAAAGGACGGCGGCGTATGGTGGGCGCGTGGCGGGACCAATCGCCTCGTCGCCGGCATGATCCGCCATTTCGAGCGGCTGGGCGGCACGCTCCGCCTCGCCGATCCGGTGGTGAAGGTTCACACTGTCGGTACCCGCGCGAGCGAGGTCGAGACCGCCAGCGGCTGGAAGCAGCGTTTCGATGCGGTCGCTTCCAATGCCGACATCGTGCACAGCTACAAGGACCTGCTGGCAGGCACCAAGCGGGGCACCAAGAACGCGGCGAGCCTTGCGAAGAAGAGCTTCAGCCCGTCGCTGTTCGTGGTCCATTTCGGGCTCGAGGGGAGCTGGCCCGGCATCCCGCACCACATGATCCTGTTCGGCCCGCGCTATAAGGGCCTGCTCGAGGACATCTACGACACGGGCGTGCTGCCGGCCGATTTCTCGATCTACCTGCACCATCCCACGGTCACCGACCCGAGCATGGCGCCCGCGGGCAAGAGCACGTTCTACGCGCTCGTGCCGGTCGCCCACATGGGGAAGCTGGCGGTCGACTGGGACCAGGTCGGCCCGATGCTGGAAAAGCGCATCCTCGACGAGATCGGGCGGCGGCTGATTCCGGACATCCACGACCGCATCGTCACCAAGTTCCATTACGCGCCGAGCGACTTCGCGACCGATCTCAATGCCCACATGGGCAGCGCTTTCAGTCTCGAGCCGGTGTTAACCCAGTCGGCATATTTCCGTGGCCATAACCGGGACGACGTGATCGAGAATTTCTACCTCGTGGGCGCGGGCACGCATCCGGGCGCCGGGATTCCCGGCGTGGTCGGCAGTGCCAAGGCTACAGCGGGGTTGATGCTGCAGGACCTGTCGGCGTGAAGCGCCTCGCGGTCTATTGCGGTTCCGCCACTCCGGCGGACGAGCGCTATATCAAGCTGGCCCGGCAGGTCGGCATGACGCTGGCCGCGCGCGGGATCGGCGTCGTGTATGGCGGCGGCAGGCTCGGGCTGATGGGTGCGGTCGCATCGGGCGCGCTGGAAGCGGGCGGCGAGGTCATCGGCGTCATTCCCGAAGCGCTCGCCAATTCCGAAGTCGCCAATACCGACTGCACCGAGCTGCGCACGGTGTCGGGCATGCACGAGCGCAAGCAGGCCTTCACCGACCTGTCCGACGGGTTCGTCACCATTCCCGGCGGGGTCGGAACGATGGACGAGCTGTGGGAAGCGGTGAGCTGGGCCCAGCTCGGATACCACACCAAGCCGGTCGGCCTGCTCAACGCTTTCGGCTTCTACGACGACCTGATCGCGTTCAACGCCAAGATGGCCGAGGTCGGCTTCGTGCGGCCCGCGCACCAAGGCATCATCATCGCCCGCGATCACCTGGCCGACCTGCTCGCGGCGATGGCGGATTACCAGCCGCATACGCCGATCTTCCGGATGAAAGCCGAGGATCTTTGAGCCCGCCCCGCGTCTTCGGGAAGGCCCGGCGGCCACGCCAGAAGCGCCTGAAGCGCGGCGAAAGGATGCTCGCCCCGTCGCGCATCATGCGCCCGACGATGGCAGTCGCGGGCGGAGGCCGGATGCGCGCGCCGCTGGTCGCCAAGGCGCGGGACATGATCGCCAGGGGCTCGACCAGTTTCACCGCGGCGAGCATGCTGTTCGCCCGCGGCACGCGCGAGCGGACCTGGCTGCTCTATGCCTGGTGCCGCCGTTGCGACGACATAGCCGACGGGCAGGAACTGGGCGGCGAGCTCAAGCCGCAGGCCAATACCGAGGATCTCGTCACCGGCATCCGCGTGCTCACCAGGCGGGCGCTGGAAGGCCAGCCCACGGCCGATATCGGCTTCGATTCCTTCGGGCAGGTCGCGAGCGAGGCAGGCCTGACGATGGAAGAGGCCGAAGAGGTCATCAAGGGCTTCGAACTCGACGGCGACGGGTGGCGGCCGCGCACCGAAAAGGACCTCATCCGCTATTGCTACCACGTGGCAGGCGCGGTCGGCGTGCTAATGGCGCGGGTGATGGGCGTGCCGCGCGATGCGGACGAAGTGCTCGACCGGGCATGCGACCTCGGCATCGCCTTCCAGCTCGCGAACATCGCGCGCGACCTCGACGAAGACGATGCGGGCGGGCGCTGCTACCTGCCGCAGGAGTGGCTGGCCGAGATCGACGTGCCGCCCGGCCAGCACATGAAGCCACCCTATCGCTTCGCCACTTCGGCACTTGCCGCAAGGCTGGTGCAGCGGATGGAGCAATACGAGGCGGCGGCCAAGCTGGGCGCCGCGCATCTCCATTTCCGGCAGCGCTGGGCAGTCCTTTCTGCCGCGCGCATCTACGGCGCGATCGGGCGCAAGGTGCGCGATCGGGGTCAGCTTGCGTGGAACAGCCGCGTGCATACGACCACGCCCGAAAAGATCTGGCACGTCGCCGCCGCCATGTGGGAAGCGGCGGTCAACAGGCCGATCATCCCGGAGCAGATGCCGCGCTATGGCCGCGCCGATTTCCTGACGCCGCCCGCGCCCCCGCTCGCCCCGCTGGACGAGGGCATCGCGGAACGCTAGCTCCGCCGGCATGATTTCCAAGCTCCTGATCGCCAATCGCGGCGAGATCGCCTGCCGCATCATCCGCACCGCGCGCCGCATGGGGATCGCCACCGTGGCGGTCTATTCCGATGCCGATGCCAAGGCGCTGCATGTGCGCCAGGCCGACGAGGCGGTGCATATCGGACCATCGCCGGCGGCCGAGAGCTACCTTGTGGGCGAGAAGATCATTGCAGCGGCGAAGCAGACCGGTGCCGATGCGATCCATCCGGGTTACGGCTTCCTTTCGGAGAACGCCGGGTTCGCGCAGGCCGTGATCGATGCGGGCCTCATTTGGGTTGGCCCAAAGCCTGCCAGCATCGAGGCCATGGGCCTGAAGGACGCCGCCAAGAAGCTGATGCGCGCGGCGGGCGTGCCGGTGACGCCGGGCTACGAGGGCGAGGACCAGTCGGTCGAGCGCCTGAAGCAGGAAGCCGACGCCATCGGCTACCCCGTATTGATCAAGGCGGTCGCGGGCGGCGGCGGCAAGGGGATGCGCAAGGTCGACGCGCCGGAGGACTTCGAGGCCGCGCTGGAATCCTGCCGGCGCGAGGCCAAGGCGAGCTTCTCCAATGACGAGGTCTTGCTCGAAAAGTGGATCACCTCGCCACGCCATATTGAGGTGCAGGTCTTTGGCGACAGCCACGGCAATGTCGTCCACCTCTTCGAACGCGACTGCTCGCTCCAGCGCCGCCACCAGAAGGTGATCGAGGAAGCCCCCGCACCCGGCATGGACGAGGCGACGCGGCAGGAAATCTGCGCCGCCGCCGTCCGCGCGGCAAAAGCGGTCGACTACGAAGGCGCGGGCACGATCGAATTCATCGCTGATGCCAGCGAAGGCCTGCGCGCCGACCGCATCTTCTTCATGGAGATGAATACGCGTTTGCAGGTCGAGCACCCGGTGACCGAGGAAATCACCGGGGTCGATCTGGTCGAGTGGCAGCTGCGCGTGGCGAGCGGGGAGCCGATCCCGCTGAAGCAGGAGGAGTTGTCGATCAACGGCCACGCGATCGAAGCGCGGCTCTATGCGGAAGACCCGGCGAAGGGGTTCTTGCCGAGCACGGGACGGCTTGACGAATTTTACATTCCGACGCTTCACGCGCGCGTCGAGACCGGTGTCGAAGAGGGCAGCTCCGTATCGCCATTTTACGACCCGATGATTGCGAAGGTCGTTGTTCACGCACCCTCGAGAAGGAGAGCCATTGCTGCCCTCCAAGAAGAACTCGATGGCACTCTAGTTCACCCGGTCAAGACAAACGCAGGCTTCCTTTGGCTCTGCTTGTCGGACAGCGCATTCCAAGACGCCGATCTCGACACGGGCCTGATCGAACGACGAGGCGAAGCGCTGATGCCGCCAGCCGATCCGTCCCTTGCGAACCTAGATGTAGCTGCGGCAGCCGAGGCTTTGAGTTGGGAATGGAGGGAGGATACAATCCCAGGGCACAAGGCGCGCGAACTTACTGGGCTTCGGTTGAACGGACCTGCTCGCCGTGACGTCCATTTTATCTTGCCCTCGGGTGAGTCAGCCTCAGGGCAAATCACTCGTAGAGCGCAAGAAGACGACCAATTCGAGGTGTGGACCCGCGACACGGGCGAGGGAATACTGATTGTCGAGCAGGGCCAAACCTATTTTCTCAGACGAAGGGTTGACGGCACCGGCCACGCCTCCGCCGCCGACGGAGCGATCCTCGCGCCGATGCCGGGCAAGGTCATCGCGGTCGATGTCGCCGAGGGCCAGGCGGTCACCGCCGGGCAGCGGCTCATGGTGCTCGAGGCGATGAAGATGGAGCACGCGCTCACGGCACCCTTCGACGGGACTGTGACCGAACTCAACGCCAGCGAAGGCGGGCAGGTGCAGGTCGAAGCCGTGCTGGCGGTTGTCGAGCCGAAAGAAGAATAGGGCTTCCCTTTCGCCGTATCCCTTGCGAGCGTGCCCGACGAGGAGAGAGGGCGCTCATGAGCTGGGAAAAGGAACTCGATGAACTCCGCCACCGCGAGGCGCTGGCCGAGCAGATGGGCGGGCCGGACAAGGTCGCGCGCCAGCACGGGCGCGGCAAGATGGATGCGCGCGCACGGCTCGCCGCGCTGGTCGATCCCGGCAGCTTCCGCGAGATCGGCAAGATCGCCGGCAAGGGCTCCTACGACGAGAACGGCGAACTGACCGGCGTCCTGCCCGCACCCTTCCTGTTCGGCAAGGCGACCATCAACGGGCGGCCGGTGGTCGCCACCGCGGACGACTTCACCATTCGCGGCGGCGCGGCGGATGCGGGGATCGGCCGCAAGATGGAGCAGGCCGAGAAGATGGCGCACGAGCTGCGCCTGCCCATCATCCGCATGATCGACGGCACGGGCGGCGGCGGCTCGGTCAAGACGCTGGAGATGATCGGCGCAACCTATATCCCGGCGGTCCACATGTGGGGCGAAGTGGTCGAAAATCTCGACCGCGTGCCCGTGGTGGCCCTGGCGCTCGGCCCGACAGCCGGGCTCGGCGCGGCACGGATCGTCGCCAGCCATTATTCGATCATGGTCAAGGGCCTCAGCCAGATCTTCGCCGCCGGTCCCGCGGTGGTCGACGGGCTGGGCGATGCGTGGAAGGACGGCGCGGCAAGCCACGAGGAAGCCAAGGAGAACCTGGGCGGAAGCGGCATACATACTCGCAACGGCGTGGTCGATGACGAGGTCGCTAGCGAGGCAGAGGCCTTTGCCCGTGCCCGCCATTTCCTCAGCTTCATGCCCGAGCACGTCGGCCAGTTGGCGCGGCGCGTCGAAACCGGCGACCCGGCCGATCGCCGCGAAGAAGCGCTTCTCGATCTCGTCCCGCGCGAAGACAAGCAGGTCTATTCGATGCGGCGCGCGATGGAGATGGTGTTCGACCGTGGAACGGTGTTTGAAATCGGCCGCATGTGGGGCCGCGCCTCCATCACTGCCCTCGCCCGTCTCGACGGCTGGCCGGTGATGGTGCTGGCCAACGACCCCTCCTACCTCGGCGGATCATGGGACGCGAAGACGAGCGAGAAGGTCGAACGCTTTGTCAAACTGGCAGACCTGTTTCGCCTGCCCATCGTCCACCTGGTCGACAATCCAGGTTTCATGATCGGGCGCGAGGCGGAGATGGCGGGCACTATCCGTTACGGCGTGCAGGCGATGAACGCGGTCTACAAGGCGACCGTCCCGCTTGCCTCGATCGTCATGCGGCGTGCCTACGGCATCGCGGGCAGCGCGATGAGCAACGCCGATACCTACCAGTACCGCTATTGCTGGCCGAGCGGCGACTGGGGCAGCCTGCCGATCGCGGGCGGGCTGGAGGTCGCCTACAAGTCCGAGATCGAGGCGGCCGACGATCCGGCGGCGGAACTGCAAGCGATCCGCGAGCGGCTGGACAAGGTGACCAGCCCGTTCCGCAGCGCCGAGCGCTTCAACGTCGAGGATATCATCGACCCGCGCGACACGAGGCCCTTGCTGTGCGAGTTCGCGGGTCTTGCCTGGCGAAGGCTGGCCGCCGGGGCTTAAAGCCCTTCGTGCATGGCGAGGTAGCGGCGCGCCTGCCCCGGTCGGCGGAACAGCTTGCCCCGCTCGCTGAACAGCACCAGCAGCAGACAGGCGAGGCTGCAGCCGAACAGCGCGAAGGCGATCGGCTTGGCCGTCCCGTCGTAGATCTGGCCGATGCCGATGCCGATCAGCGCGGCTCCGCCCATGCGGATGAAGCCCTGCGCCGAGCTGGCCGAGCCGGCAGTATGCTCGAACGGCTGCATCGCGATCGAGCCGAAGTTCGCGCCCATGAAGCCGAGCAGGCACAGATTGCCCGCCATCAGCGGCACAAACCAGGCGAGCGATCCGGGCTGGAACAGCGCCGCATAGACTTGCATCCCGGCGATCGCGATGAAGGTGCAAAGCGCCGTGTGGCTCACTCGCCGGGCGCCGAAGCGTTCGACGATGCGCGAATTCGCAAAGCTCGACACGGCGAGCG containing:
- a CDS encoding DUF885 domain-containing protein, with product MFKSFLIATSAIALSACATTAVAPPETEQVGRRDSTAHTRLHQLFADSNEAELQLSPMGAIYRGDFRQADKLTYSLTPGYYDALRANARDDLARLAAIDYAQLSATDQIAYDVFKYNREEALEALDTRWLALTRVRPLNHFLGLHSSYPNFAGLQGPTPFKTVEDYENANKRHADYARYIDRAIAAFREGMASGVVESRLTVSNMIAQLETQLAIPVEDSPFYAPLSEMPASIGAADRQRLTAETTAVIESEIYAANRRLLTFLRDEYLPRARKQDGLSGMKGGAALYRKEVEERTTLPLEPADVHALGLSEVARIHTAMRDIMTEVGFKGTLKEFFEYVRTDPRFAPTSREGLGDRYREIGKIVDTRVGRLFAEQPATPLEIRPYEPYRERYQAGASYQAGAPDASRPGIFYYNAYDLPSRRTPDQVTLYLHEAVPGHHFAISLQRENAELPDFLRFGGYTAFSEGWALYAETLGYEMGLYDDPWDRYGTLSAENFRSMRLVVDTGIHSKGWSRQQAIDYMLANSEMSRTEVENEVDRYIAWPGQALAYKIGALKIQELRKRAEQALGDRFDIRDFHEQVLGTGGLPLTVLEKKIDTWIAGGGGGS
- a CDS encoding S9 family peptidase produces the protein MASAAVLATITATPALARPMTPEDVAKIETVGGIAISPDGKRIAYTTVSRPDVTAGEEDGGARQQLKLAWGANQARDFLPDDMNVSGVQFSPDGRTISFLYTAEDEKRAVWGIPVDGGAERKLAQVEDASVASYAWSADGSKLYLLAASAPDDTRDAESDAGFDAIVYEEEPRLNRMFVARVGAEVDAAPVAVAIPGYVDEFKVTPDGRTAIVGSSPTPQVDDTYTKKQFQLVDLASGKVSRVIGTTGKVGDAEISPDSKTMSLIAGVDQNDPAATTLYLVDLATGNLRALNEGAAEAASDAEWMADGRLAVAVDVGAQTRLRIYNPDGSVAQEVDPGDLIIAGIEAAGGTLAARASSPSHPLELFTFDGTGFTRWTSHNPWLSEIDFGKQRTYRYTARDGQEVEGVLIEPVGGAKRGGAPLILDVHGGPEAHESNGWVTSYSNPGQVAAGQGYAVFLPNYRGSTGYGTAFSKQHQGRYTDPEFTDLVDAKRALVNDGIADPKRTGITGGSYGGYATGWAATALSDEFAAGVMFVGISNQISKFGTTDIPWEMYNVHSRAWPWDDWQKMLEVSPIYHVDKAETPLLIMHGAEDTRVSPSQSYELYRNIKVRKPETPVRLVLYPGEGHGNAGAASRYDYNLRMMRWFDTYLKTGNAKAPLPASRPKLPAAVSGKED
- the crtY gene encoding lycopene beta-cyclase CrtY, producing the protein MNGRVIDIAIVGGGLAGGLTALAVHRARPDLRIALVESGDMLGGNHRWSWFSSDMSDEGAALLAEFPSAAWDGYDVRFPGYERTLETGYNSLSSVDFDKRLRELLPEGSILAGRKVASLGAHGIVLADGEPVEARAVIDARGITRADDLEGGWQVFMGRHIRTVRPHGIDRPIIMDATVEQHDAYRFVYTLPLGPDELFVEDTYYADSPLLDRAVLSARIDAYCAEHGWTGDEIGSETGVLPVITGGDFDRFRASQAIPGVATIGARGGLTHPLTSYTLSFAVETALAIAGDADLSGDELAATIDQRARTHWRGTQFYRKLGRMLFGAAKPKERYKVFARFYRMPEPLIERFYAGRSNTLDEAMVLSGKPPVPVLAAMRALATRGNPLVMPS
- a CDS encoding MipA/OmpV family protein — its product is MTRYLTALAAGWVAACASPAFAQEAEVISVASLPLSAEPEKSVFDDNWLALGIGAIYEATYDGSNDYELKPLPMIAGEIGGIRISPRSSGFSVDLLEVDLSDRLELNGGPVIKFRSDRTGKVGDEVVEAAGELDKAVELGAGARLVVKEVFHAYDRISIGADVRKDVAGAHGGMVVTPGISYRTPLSRGTVASLAVRAFYGDGDFTRYYYSVNPEQSAASGLPEYEADGGWFKASAKLSFGYALNGDLERRGFILGTQVGYSRMLGDGAKTPFTDLRGSRNQFKIATGIGYVF